A single genomic interval of Helianthus annuus cultivar XRQ/B chromosome 13, HanXRQr2.0-SUNRISE, whole genome shotgun sequence harbors:
- the LOC110901195 gene encoding trehalose-phosphate phosphatase A: MSFHRMMRAYHNWMLKYPSALTSIEQIVNNVKGKRIALFLDYDGTLSPIVDNPDHAFMSNAMRVAVRNVAKCFPTAIISGRSRERVLKKYFVLPILYLNSLVGYLYVSFCYLSSGTQVCRTERTILCLSSCKDVLPIYVGDDKTDEDAFMFLTEGNRGYGILVTPAPKESSAYYSLRDPSEVCVCFITFIA; this comes from the exons ATGAGTTTTCACCGAATGATGCGGGCTTACCACAATTGGATG CTTAAGTATCCATCTGCGCTTACGTCCATTGAACAGATTGTGAATAACGTGAAGGGGAAGAGGATTGCATTGTTTCTAGATTATGATGGGACACTGTCCCCGATTGTCGACAATCCGGATCATGCCTTCATGTCTAATGCT ATGCGTGTTGCTGTTAGAAATGTAGCAAAATGCTTTCCGACAGCAATTATTAGTGGCAGGAGCCGTGAAAGGGTACTTAAAAAGTATTTTGTTTTACCAATACTTTACTTAAACTCTCTGGTTGGATACTTATATGTATCATTTTGCTATCTTTCTTCAGGTACGCAAGTTTGTAGGACTGAAAGAACTATATTAT GTTTAAGTAGTTGTAAAGATGTGCTCCCTATATATGTAGGGGATGACAAAACCGACGAAGATGCATTCATG TTTCTAACAGAGGGTAATCGTGGTTACGGCATATTGGTGACTCCTGCCCCCAAAGAAAGCAGCGCATATTATTCTCTTAGAGATCCATCAGAGGTTTGTGTTTGTTTCATCACTTTTATTGCTTAA